The Caenorhabditis elegans chromosome II genome has a segment encoding these proteins:
- the msp-63 gene encoding Major sperm protein 63 (Confirmed by transcript evidence) gives MAQSVPPGDIQTQPGTKIVFNAPYDDKHTYRIKVINSSARRIGYGIKTTNMKRLGVDPPCGVLDPKEAVLLAVSCDAFAFGQEDTNNDRITVEWTNTPDGAAKQFRREWFQGDGMVRRKNLPIEYNP, from the coding sequence ATGGCCCAATCCGTTCCACCAGGAGACATCCAGACCCAACCGGGTACAAAGATCGTCTTCAATGCTCCGTACGACGACAAGCACACGTATCGCATTAAAGTGATCAACTCTTCTGCTCGCCGTATTGGGTACGGTATCAAGACCACCAACATGAAGAGACTTGGAGTTGATCCACCATGTGGAGTGCTGGACCCAAAGGAAGCTGTACTTCTGGCAGTTTCCTGTGATGCATTCGCATTTGGACAGGAAGACACCAACAACGACCGTATCACCGTCGAATGGACCAACACCCCGGATGGAGCTGCCAAGCAGTTCCGCCGCGAGTGGTTCCAGGGAGATGGTATGGTCCGTCGTAAGAACCTGCCAATCG
- the msp-142 gene encoding Major sperm protein 19/31/40/45/50/51/53/59/61/65/81/113/142 (Confirmed by transcript evidence): MAQSVPPGDIQTQPGTKIVFNAPYDDKHTYHIKVINSSARRIGYGIKTTNMKRLGVDPPCGVLDPKEAVLLAVSCDAFAFGQEDTNNDRITVEWTNTPDGAAKQFRREWFQGDGMVRRKNLPIEYNP; the protein is encoded by the coding sequence ATGGCCCAATCCGTCCCACCAGGAGACATCCAGACCCAGCCGGGTACAAAGATTGTCTTCAATGCTCCGTACGACGACAAGCACACGTATCACATCAAAGTGATCAATTCGTCGGCACGCCGTATTGGATACGGTATCAAGACCACCAACATGAAGAGACTTGGAGTTGATCCACCATGTGGAGTTCTCGACCCAAAGGAAGCAGTGCTTCTGGCAGTTTCCTGCGATGCATTTGCTTTTGGACAAGAAGACACCAACAACGACCGTATCACCGTCGAATGGACCAACACCCCGGATGGAGCTGCCAAGCAGTTCCGCCGCGAGTGGTTCCAGGGAGATGGTATGGTCCGTCGCAAGAATCTGCCGATCGAATATAACCCATGA